The Thermosipho melanesiensis BI429 sequence TGTAGACGATGAAAGATGAATTTGAGTTTGGATTTATTTGGATTTTTCCCATACTTAGTACATATTCATCATTGTTATGTTCCACCAAGTTGTTTATAACCGCTATTTCCTTTATTTCAAGAAGACCTGCTCTTTCCGTTGCAGAGTTTGTATAATTTTCTACAACTAAGTTTTTTCCAATTTCTTGAGAAATTCTTTTGAAATATTCTATGAAAGTTGCAGATGAATTTCGAGTGTAGCTTATTTTGTAATCTTCCATGTCCTTTTTCTCTTTAAAAGAAAGTCCCGCAATTGTTGTAATTGTAGCTGTGGTTGAATAATCTGTTTCTACAATTGTTTGATAGTATGATATATCAAACTTTGATTTTCTATTGAATATTGTAAAAAAATCAAAAACCAAAAATGCAACAATCATTAAAAGTAAAATATAGAATAGAGTTTTGTTTTGCAATTAAATTACCTCCTTAACCTTTCTTTAGTTTTGCAGAATTTACATGTATCTGATGTAGTTGGATAACCACAATTTTGGCAGAATTTTAATTCAACCTTTTCTTCTGGAAGATATTTTTTTACTTCTAGTATTGTGTATACAATATTTAGTTTTTGGTCTCTTGAAAATTCAATGTTTGTTTTAAATTTTCTTTGGGTACTTTTTAGTGAATTTGGACATGCACAGCCTATGTAAGGTAGAGAGTTTAGTTTTGCATAGAGTAAAATTTCTTCTTCTGTTAGGAAATAAAGTGGTTTTATTCTACCTATTAATTTTTTTTCTTTTATCGTAAGAGTTAAAGGACCTGTTCTTTGGAGTTGAGAAATATTTTTGTTAAACATATTGTTAAATAAAAAGAATACCTCATCATCTAAGTTGTGTCCTAAAACTACATAGTCAAAGTTATTCTCGTATGCATATTTGTTTAGTATATATCTTCTTATCATTCCACAATATGAGCACGGTTTGTATTTAATATCCATTATTGTAAAACCATCTTCTTTTTCTAAGTTGTATATTATTAATTCATTATTCAATTTTTTTGTTACTTCTAAGGAAATTTCTTTTGATTTTTCTGAAAAAATTGGTATTCCAAGATCTATAAAAAAATACTCGATTTGCAGGTTGTATTTTTCCTTTAGTTTTGATAAAACATAGCTTACAACTACCGAATCTTTGCCACCAGAAATTGAGACAAGTATTTTTTTGTTTTTTATTTTGAATTTATCCAAAAATTTTCCAATTTTTCTTTCGAAATATTCTGGAAAATGATCCTCGCAAAGTCTGGGAGATTTAATTATTGCTTTTTTTCTACAATGTTGACACTTCAAAATATTCCCTCCTTAGCATTTTCCAATATAATCTAAAACATCTTTATCAAAATTTTTAACTGAATTTGTAAGTTTTTCTACCCTTCTTATGGTTTCTTCAACATCTTTGGCAACTATACCATTACCGCAGGGGACATCAATATTGTTTAATGCGAGGCTACTTACTTGAAGTGCAGTAAATGTCCCCGTTATAGCTTTTAGTGCACAACCTCTTTTTGCACCATCACAAGTCAGACCAAAGAGGGTTCCCAAAGTATCGTTAATGGCATTTTTTATTTGAGTGTTATTTCCACCTTTAAGATAAGTTAATCCTGCAGCAGCACCTGCTGAGGAGATACTTCCCGCCCCGCATATAGGTGTTAAAAGTCCTGTATATGCTTTTATATAAATTGTTACTAAGATGCTTAGTAGTGTTGCTTTTAGTAATTTTTCTCTTTCCACCTTTCCTTTGAATATGGCTATGGGTAATATGCATGCAAGTCCTTGATTTCCACTGCCTGCAACTGTCATTACTGGCATTAAAACACCACTCATTCTTGCATCAACGCCAGCACTTACATACTTTACGTATTCATTTATAGCTGCATTTGAAAAATTTCCCTTGGTATTTATACCATACTCTGCAATTTTGAGATTCATGTCAATAGCCTTTTCAACGTACTTTAAGACGTCCTCATCAGGGTGTTCAACGTATTTGATTATCTTGTCTAGTGAGTAATTTTTAATCTTTTCAATACTTGTCATTCCTGGGTGAAATTCTTCGTTTTTTATTACTTTATCATTCACGACTATTTTTGCAATGTTATCGTGCTTTCCTTCTATTACTATTTGTACTGTATTTTCAGCAATTATTGTTGTATTTACAAATAAATGTTGTTCTTCGTTCAGAGAGATATTTACCATGTTTTTCATTTTCATAGCTTTTTTTAAACAATCTTCGTTTATGTCTTTTAAAACTTCAAGTCCTTTATTACCATCTCCACATAGATAT is a genomic window containing:
- a CDS encoding DUF4897 domain-containing protein, producing the protein MQNKTLFYILLLMIVAFLVFDFFTIFNRKSKFDISYYQTIVETDYSTTATITTIAGLSFKEKKDMEDYKISYTRNSSATFIEYFKRISQEIGKNLVVENYTNSATERAGLLEIKEIAVINNLVEHNNDEYVLSMGKIQINPNSNSSFIVYIPKEAVLLSADPTPTNIVGNKIYWSGNILKYFPTITYGGKK
- a CDS encoding ATP-binding protein; its protein translation is MKCQHCRKKAIIKSPRLCEDHFPEYFERKIGKFLDKFKIKNKKILVSISGGKDSVVVSYVLSKLKEKYNLQIEYFFIDLGIPIFSEKSKEISLEVTKKLNNELIIYNLEKEDGFTIMDIKYKPCSYCGMIRRYILNKYAYENNFDYVVLGHNLDDEVFFLFNNMFNKNISQLQRTGPLTLTIKEKKLIGRIKPLYFLTEEEILLYAKLNSLPYIGCACPNSLKSTQRKFKTNIEFSRDQKLNIVYTILEVKKYLPEEKVELKFCQNCGYPTTSDTCKFCKTKERLRR
- a CDS encoding serine dehydratase subunit alpha family protein; protein product: MLKDIFFEQVKPAYGCTEPIAIALSTAVGKKYSKGNVKSINITLDKNTYKNGLVVNIPGTNTFGLELAAALGYLCGDGNKGLEVLKDINEDCLKKAMKMKNMVNISLNEEQHLFVNTTIIAENTVQIVIEGKHDNIAKIVVNDKVIKNEEFHPGMTSIEKIKNYSLDKIIKYVEHPDEDVLKYVEKAIDMNLKIAEYGINTKGNFSNAAINEYVKYVSAGVDARMSGVLMPVMTVAGSGNQGLACILPIAIFKGKVEREKLLKATLLSILVTIYIKAYTGLLTPICGAGSISSAGAAAGLTYLKGGNNTQIKNAINDTLGTLFGLTCDGAKRGCALKAITGTFTALQVSSLALNNIDVPCGNGIVAKDVEETIRRVEKLTNSVKNFDKDVLDYIGKC